The genomic segment ACTCCGACATTGCCCGCGTAACCAACTCTCCGGCTCTCTACCTTGGCGCCTGGGTCGTGACCGGGGTCCTCACCATCATTGCCGCGCTCAGCTACGGCGAACTTGCCGCCATGATGCCCAAGGCCGGCGGTCAATATGTCTATCTTCGAGAGTCGCTCGGCCCGCTATGGGGTTTCCTCTACGGCTGGACACTCTTTGTCGTCATCCAGACCGGCACCATTGCCGCGGTCTGCGTCGCATTCGGCAAGTTCCTCGGCGTCTTCTTCCCGTCCGTATCCACGACGAATTGGCTCTGGCACATCGCGCACGTGCCGCCCATCCATGTCGGCCCCATGGTCCTCGGCAACATGGACATCGGCGTAAACACCGCCAACCTTACGGGCATCGTCATCGTCTTCCTGTTGGCGTTCGTCAACATCTTCGGCGTCAAACTCGGCGCGCTCATCCAGAACGTCTTCACCTCGGCGAAAGCTCTCTCACTGGCCGCGCTCATCATCCTCGGCATCACCATCGGTCGCAACGCCGGCGCCATCAATTCCAACTTCGGCGCGCACTTCACCGAGTTCTGGTCGAACTCAGGCTGGCACGCTCTGCACCCCGTTCAGGTCGGCGTCGGGGGACCCATCGTCATGGTCAACCTGTTCGTCGTCCTCGCCGTCGTGCAGGTCGGATCGCTCTTCTCCTCAGACGCGTGGAACAACATCACCTTCACCGCCGGGGAAGTGAAGAACCCCAGGCGCAACATCCCGCTGTCCCTAGTCCTCGGCACTGGGTTCGTCATCACCGCTTACATCCTTGCGTCGCTTGTCTACATCATGGTCCTGCCCATGCATGGCGACCCCAACGGCGCAACCGTCTTTACGCGCGGCGTGCAATATGCCACCGAAGATCGAGTAGCGACCGCGGCACTCAACCAGATATTCAGCTTTGGCGGAGCCAAGCTGATGGCCGCTGCCATTCTGATCTCTACGTTCGGCTGCGCCAACGGCCTCACACTGGCCGGCGCGCGCGTCTATTACGCCATGAGCCGCGACGGCCTCTTCTTCAAGTCCGTCGGCAAGCTCAATCCGAAGTACCACACGCCTGTTGCGGGGCTCGCCGTTCAAGCCATCTGGACAGCCGTCCTTTGCGTCTCCGGCTCTTACAGTCAGTTACTCGACTACATCATCTTTGCCGTGCTCGTCTTCTATATCCTCACCATCATCGGCTTGTTCGTTCTGCGCTTCAAATGGCCCGCCGCACCCCGCCCCTATCGAGCCCTCGGATATCCAGTTCTACCGGCCATCTATATCGTCATGGCCAGTTGGATATGTATCGTATTATTGCGGTACAAACCCCAGTACACCTGGCCGGGTCTGGTCCTCGTTCTCATTGGCATTCCCGTCTATTTCCTGTGGTCGCGGCGCGCGCCCGCAATGCAAGAAAGCTGATTCTGATTTCGAATACTTGAGAGAGGCAGTTCCTCGTCATGTCCAGACTGTTTCGAACTAAACCCATGTCGTTACTTTCGGCCGAAGCGAACGAGCAGGGCGAACATACGCTCAAGCGCTCCCTGGGTGCCGTTAACCTCATCACCTTGGGAATCGGGGCCATCATCGGAGCAGGCATCTTCGTCCTGACTGGAACCGCTGCGGCTGAAGACGCCGGTCCGGCCGTCTCCCTGAGCTTCGTTCTCGCGGGAATTACCTGTGCTTTCGCTGGACTCTGCTACGCCGAATTCGCCTCAATCATCCCGATCGCGGGTTCCGCATACACCTACGGTTACGCCACTCTCGGTGAGTTTGTCGCCTGGATCATCGGATGGGATCTCTGCCTCGAGTACGGTTTCGGTGCGGCTACAGTTGCAGCCGGCTGGTCAGGATACCTCTCCAGTCTGCTGGCCCAGTTTCACATCTACATTCCGCCTCAGTTCACTGCCACGCCTGGCACCCAGCTTGTCTTCTTCCAGAACGAATGGATCCCGCTGAAGTCGCTGCCCATGGGTATTGATCCCACCAATCTGCAGCATGCCACCGGGCTCTTCAACCTCGTGGCCCTGCTGGCCATCCTCGCCGTCACCACCATTCTGGTCATCGGCATCAAGGAATCGGCGAATCTCAACAGCTTCATCGTCTTCGTCAAGCTCGGCGTAGTCGCCGTCTTCATCGTGCTCGGCGGATGGTTCCTCTTCCAGCATCCTCACATCGCCACGGCCAACTGGCATCCTTTCATTCCGCCCTCCGACGGGGCAGGGCATTTCGGCCTGAATGGAATCGCTATGGGTGCGGCGTCGGTCTTCTTCGCCTACATCGGCTTTGACGCAGTCTCCACCGCGGCGCAGGAAGCCCGCAATCCGCAGAAGGATATGCCCATCGGTATCCTCGGATCGCTGGTCGTCTGCACCATCCTCTACATCATCGTCTCCACCATCCTCACCGGTCTGGTGAAGTACTCCAACCTCGACGTCGCCGCTCCCGTCGCTCTTGGCATCAAGGTGACAGGAGTCGGCTGGGGCACGCTGCTCGTTGATATCGGCGCGGTTTTCGGGCTTGGCACTGTCATGCTGGTCATGCTCCTTGGCCAGTCGCGAGTCTTTTTCTCCATGTCGAAAGACGGTCTCTTGCCGAGATGGTGCTCCGACATTCACCCGCGCTTCCGTACGCCGTGGATTTCTACGATCATTGTGGGATTGGTTGTGGCTGTGATGCCGGCATTCCTCGATGTCAACGCTCTCTCGAAGCTGGTAAACATCGGTACTCTGTTGGCGTTCACGATCGTTAGTGCCGGTGTCTGGGTCCTTCGCGTCCGCGAGCCCAATTTGCCCCGCCCGTTCAAGACTCCCTTGGTGCCGCTGGTGCCTATTCTTGGAATGATCTCGGCGCTCTTCCTGATGACCCGCCTGCCTGCCATCACCTGGGAGGTCATGATTGGATGGCTGCTCGTTGGCCTGATCATCTACTTCGGCTATTCCCGCAAGCACAGCAAAGTACAGGCGCTTCCCGAAAGCGTCGCTGCAGGCGACTGACACCGCAAGCGACCGGCCTGGATCCACACTGGCACGACAACGGCCTCCCGCAAGGGAGGCCGTCCCTTTTGGTTTCCCCGGTTGACTGGGGCCCCCTTATGTCCGCTAGGCAACTTTGTCCGGCCTCAGACGCATCCAAGCTCTCATCGCACGTGCATCTTGCGTTTTCAAGAGGTAATGGGTGGATTCAGAGGTGAAGTCCGCTTCAACGGGCTCAGGTCCTGCAGTGTCAGTGGGGGAACGGGTCATAATCGAGGGCTCCGATACTCAG from the Occallatibacter riparius genome contains:
- a CDS encoding APC family permease, coding for MSEVTTPQTVPGTQAAPSKNGSTKMVQSLGLFSSTALVIGSMIGSGIFLVDSDIARVTNSPALYLGAWVVTGVLTIIAALSYGELAAMMPKAGGQYVYLRESLGPLWGFLYGWTLFVVIQTGTIAAVCVAFGKFLGVFFPSVSTTNWLWHIAHVPPIHVGPMVLGNMDIGVNTANLTGIVIVFLLAFVNIFGVKLGALIQNVFTSAKALSLAALIILGITIGRNAGAINSNFGAHFTEFWSNSGWHALHPVQVGVGGPIVMVNLFVVLAVVQVGSLFSSDAWNNITFTAGEVKNPRRNIPLSLVLGTGFVITAYILASLVYIMVLPMHGDPNGATVFTRGVQYATEDRVATAALNQIFSFGGAKLMAAAILISTFGCANGLTLAGARVYYAMSRDGLFFKSVGKLNPKYHTPVAGLAVQAIWTAVLCVSGSYSQLLDYIIFAVLVFYILTIIGLFVLRFKWPAAPRPYRALGYPVLPAIYIVMASWICIVLLRYKPQYTWPGLVLVLIGIPVYFLWSRRAPAMQES
- a CDS encoding amino acid permease; the protein is MSLLSAEANEQGEHTLKRSLGAVNLITLGIGAIIGAGIFVLTGTAAAEDAGPAVSLSFVLAGITCAFAGLCYAEFASIIPIAGSAYTYGYATLGEFVAWIIGWDLCLEYGFGAATVAAGWSGYLSSLLAQFHIYIPPQFTATPGTQLVFFQNEWIPLKSLPMGIDPTNLQHATGLFNLVALLAILAVTTILVIGIKESANLNSFIVFVKLGVVAVFIVLGGWFLFQHPHIATANWHPFIPPSDGAGHFGLNGIAMGAASVFFAYIGFDAVSTAAQEARNPQKDMPIGILGSLVVCTILYIIVSTILTGLVKYSNLDVAAPVALGIKVTGVGWGTLLVDIGAVFGLGTVMLVMLLGQSRVFFSMSKDGLLPRWCSDIHPRFRTPWISTIIVGLVVAVMPAFLDVNALSKLVNIGTLLAFTIVSAGVWVLRVREPNLPRPFKTPLVPLVPILGMISALFLMTRLPAITWEVMIGWLLVGLIIYFGYSRKHSKVQALPESVAAGD